The proteins below are encoded in one region of Macrococcus armenti:
- a CDS encoding metal ABC transporter permease, with product MTEAIIEFDFIRYSFIAGILIGILAPLIGTFIVVRRLSLIADALSHVTLGGIAFGMLLTKVLAFTINPVWTGILFSVTGSLLIEKLRGVYKHYQELAIPIIMSLGIGLSVIFISFANGFNQDLFGYLFGSISAVTFNDILVITSIFILVLLFIGLLYKELFILSFDEEYASIIGVPKYVHLLFMLMVALVISASMRVVGILLVSSLITLPVASAMRLTRSYKALMLWSVIIGEMSVIIGLITAYYLDISPGGVIVMLLVVILIGSIMIKKNKEREA from the coding sequence GATACTTATCGGTATACTTGCACCATTAATCGGGACATTTATCGTTGTTCGCAGACTTTCGTTAATCGCAGATGCACTGAGTCACGTTACTCTCGGTGGTATCGCATTTGGGATGCTGCTTACAAAAGTATTAGCTTTTACAATTAATCCTGTATGGACGGGTATATTATTTTCTGTAACCGGATCACTCCTGATTGAAAAATTGCGCGGCGTATATAAACATTACCAGGAGTTAGCAATTCCGATAATTATGAGTTTAGGAATTGGTTTAAGCGTTATTTTCATATCCTTTGCAAATGGATTTAATCAAGATTTATTTGGCTATTTATTCGGTAGTATTAGTGCAGTTACATTTAACGATATATTAGTGATTACTTCAATATTCATTTTAGTTTTACTATTCATTGGATTACTTTATAAAGAATTATTCATATTGTCATTTGACGAGGAGTACGCGTCTATTATTGGTGTACCGAAGTATGTGCATCTATTGTTCATGCTGATGGTAGCGCTCGTAATATCTGCGTCGATGCGTGTAGTAGGTATACTTTTAGTTTCAAGTTTAATTACATTGCCGGTAGCAAGTGCAATGCGTTTAACGAGAAGTTATAAAGCACTTATGTTATGGAGTGTCATCATAGGTGAAATGTCAGTTATTATCGGCTTAATTACTGCATATTATCTCGATATATCACCAGGTGGTGTAATCGTGATGTTACTTGTAGTAATCTTGATCGGTTCAATTATGATTAAGAAGAATAAAGAAAGGGAGGCGTAA